CAAACGTGAGCAAATCGCTAGCCCAGACGGTAGGTGGCGTCGTGCTGATGGCCGTCCTCCTCGTCGGTTCCGTCCTCATCATGGGCGCACTTCGCGGCCGCGGAGGCTCGCGTGAATCGCCGGAAACTGCCGCAGAAGGGGGTGACTGAGATGGCACTCTCGCTAATCACGTGGGTCGTCATGCTCGGCGCAATCGTCGTCCTCTGGGGAACCGCGGTGTGGGCGCTGATTCGCTCCCTGCGCGACGAGGACGAGAAACTCGAACTGCTGGACGAACAGGGCGAAATCGACACCTACTCGCCGCGCTCGCTGACCGAACTCCGGGAGTGGATACGGGCGAATCCCGGCGACAAGCACGCGGACGAGGCCCGTGACCGATACAACGAGTGTGTCGAGACGCTCAGACGAATCGACACGACGTTCTACGACTGGGATCGGAGCGAGATAGACTCGCTCGAAAAGCTGTAGTGCGGTAATTCCGCCTTTTATTCCACGCGGCACGGAAGGCTTTCGAGTCCGTACAGAACCTGACTCGGAACCGGTTTTTTCGCCGCATCCGTCGGCTCGATGGTGTCGAACTGTTCCAACAGCGCCTTGAGGGCGATGTCGGCCTCGACGCGGGCGAGCGGTGCGCCCAGACAGTAGTGGATTCCCTTGCCGAACGCGATGTGTCGGTTCGGACTCCGCTCGGGACGGAACTCGGTGGGGTCGTCGAACACGTCGGAGTCGCGGTTCGCCGAGGCGATCCACGCCGAGATCACGTCGCCCTTCTCGATGGATTTACCGCCGACTTCGACGTCGCGGGCGGCGACGCGGCGAAGCGACTGGACGGGCGAACGGTATCGAAGCACCTCCTCGATGGCCTTTTTGCGGTCGATCTCGCCGGACCGAACGGCTTCCATGGTTCCCTGTTCGTGGAAACACCAAATCGCGTTCGTGATGAGGTTCGTCGTCGTGATATTGCCCGCGATGAGGAGCAGCATGCAGAAGCCGACCTTCTCCTCCCGGTCGAGTTCGTCGCTCGTCGCGGCGAGCGTCACGAGGTCGTCGCCGTCCCCGTCGGATCGTTCGTCCAGCAGGTCGCCGAAGTACTCGCCCATCTCCCGACGGGCGCGTTGGCGCTCCTGTTGGTTCTTTTCGACCGCCGCTTTCGTCTCCTCGCGCGGACTGGCGACGAGCGCGTCCGACCACGCCTTGAACTCGTCCCGGCGGTCGGCGGGGATGCCGAGCAGTTCCGCGATGACCGTCACGGGGAACGGGTACGCGAAATCGCCGACGACGTCGATCCGGTCTTCGTCCGCGATGCCGTCCAGGAATTCGTCGGTCAGCTCTTCGAGTCGGGGTTGCAGTTCGCGTATCGTTCCGGGCCTGAACCGCTCGTTCACGAAGCCGCGAAGTCGGTCGTGTTCGGGCGGTTCCGAGTTGATCATCGTCCGGTTGAACCCCTGCTGGTCGTCGTCGAACGGCGACTCCGTGGCGTCGCGTACGTTGGACGTAAACGTCTCGTAATCCGAGAGGATGCGGTCGACGTCCTCGTACCGGAACACGTCCCACATGTTCCGGTCGTCGTCGTACCGGACGGGCGATTCGAGACGCATCTTCTCGTACCAGTCGAACGGTGCCACTTGTCGTTCCCTGTCGCGCAGCGCTTTCGGAGGGCGGAGGACCGCCGCGGGTTGATCGGATGCCATTGATTGAACGATCATTCAATCAGTTGTAGGCTTTTTGGTGGTGACGAGTCCCCCGGATAAAAGAACGCAAACCGGATTTTCGACAGATCAACGGTCATTCAGCCGTCATAGAATAAATTTGTTAACATTATTTAATACCGTGAGTGTTGTACGCCCGTTCGGGGGGATTACTAATGGACACGAGTGACCGGAAACGTGAGCGACGGCAGTTCGAGATCGCTCACCGCGGAGGGGGCGATGTCGACTGAAACCGCGGAAACGGGGACGGAGGCGGAGGGGGAAACCGGGTCGTTCCTCGACACGTGGGGGACGCTCGTCGTCGTGACCATCGTCATGTTCGTCGTCAGCCTCGACGGGGCGATGATTCCCGTGGCCATCGAACCGATCAGCACCGACCTGCGGACGGGTGCGAGCGGCGTGCAGGCCGCGCTGGCCATCTACTCGGTGGTGGATGCACCGCTGTTGCTGACCGGCGCTGCGCTCGGCGTTCTCTACGGCAACAAGCGAATCATCAGGTACGGAATCGTGCTCTTCTCGATCGGGACGCTCATCGGTGCGTTGAGCCCGTCACTCGGGATATTCATCGTCGGTTGGTCGGTCATCAAGGCGTTCGCCGACACCATGGTGACGCCCATCTCGCTCGCGTTGCTTCTCGCCACCTACGACGGGAAACGGCGGGCGACCGCGTTCGGCGTGTGGGGTGCGGTCACCGCGTCGGCACAGGCCGTGGGACCGTTGCTGATGGGATTTCTGGCCACGGTCGCGACGTGGCGGTTGGCCATCGGCCTCGAAAGCGTCGGCCTGCTCGCGGCGTTCCTGCTGTTGTTTACGGTTCGTGAGACCGAGACGCAGGAGGAGGCCGTGTTCGACTGGGGTGGAACCGTCCTCTCGTTTCTCAGCGTCGGGGCCATCATCGTCGGCTTCCTGTTGGCGGGCAGTACGGGTGGGTGACGCCGATTCGCCCGTTCGTCGTCGGTGGCGTGACGATTGCGCCGTTCGGACTCTCCATCGTTCCGTTCGTCTTCGGGTTCGGGTTGACGGTGCTGTGGGGTCTCGTCGAGTGGGAGCGACGACGGTTGTCCCGCGGGGAAGCCGTGCTGTTCCGCCCGAAACTGTTCACGAACCGCGTGTACGTGACGGGGCTTTCGATTTACGCCATCTACAGCATCGTCACAACCGGGTTCGGGTTCGTCCTGCCGACGTTTCTGGCGATGGCCGTCGGGTTCGACCCGTTGACCATCGGCATCGCGTTCCTGCCGTTCGCCGTCGCCGCGATACTCGTCTCGCTGGGGTCCGGAACGGTGGAGAAGTACCTCTCGCCGAAGCGCATGATTCAGGTCAGCGTCGTCCTGTTCGTCGTGGGACTGCTCCTGCTCGGCACCGTGCTATCGCCGACCGTGTCGGTCGTATCGATGGTGGCACCGTTGGCCGTGTTCGGGGCGGGTGCCGGTCTCATGCGAGCGCCCGTCTCGAACGTGTCGCTGTCCGCGGCGGGCAACGAGAAGGGCGGTGAAGCATCCGGTATCCTCGAAACCGGAAAGGAGTTCGGACGGGGGTTCGGTAACGCCGTCGTCGGGAGCATATTCCTGGCGAGTCTGTACGGCGGCATCGTGGATCAGGTCCTGAACTCCACGGGCATCAAGGTGTCACAAACCGAGCGAAGCCGACTCATCGTGTCGCTCGAAGATGCGGCGCAAAACTTCAATTCGCCAGGGAACAGCGCCGCGGCCGGGGGACTTCCGAAAGCGGTTCAGGGACTGTTGAACCGAATCGTCGAGACCGCGGCCGTCGATGCGGTACAGATCGCGCTGGTTCTCGTCGTCGGGTTCGTCCTCCTGCAGTTGATACTCTCCGGGTTCCTGCCGAACACGCGTCGCTCGGAGGAAGACGAAGAGTGAACGGGGATGTATTGATCCCGTCTGCCTTTTGATCAATTCGCAGTCGAAAGCGGTGATAGCGGTCAAACGGTGATAGCGGTCGAACAGTGATCGCAATCGAAAACGGCACCGGAGGTCCGGTCGATCAGTGACGCGCGGTGCCGGGGGACGGGACCGGCGTTCGTTCGCGCGCCGCCCTCCGTCGTCCTACCGCGACGATGACGAGGGAAACACCGCTCACGAAGAGGTTGACGCCGAAAACGACGCTCACCGGTTCGAGCGACCCGACGGGAGGGACGAGCAGGACGACGACAGCGGCCAGCAGTGCGACGACGCCGCTGAGAACGACCCACACCCAACCCGCCTCAGGGCGAGTTTGAACCCCAATTCCGATTTCGAGGAGTCCATCGAGCAGGAAGAATCCGAACAACAGGGCCGTCAACGAGGCGACCCCCGCCAGCGGGTTGACGAGGAGCACGAGCCCGAAAACCGTGTAGACGACCGCGAGCAGTATCACTCCTCGACTGCCCGACCACTCCCTCGCGCCGAATCCCGACGCGGTGAGCACCGTTCCGCCGAGCAACAGGAGAACGCCGAACAGCGATGAGATGGCGACCGGCGTAGCGAACGAAACGAGGAACGCGATACTTCCCAGTCCGGCGCGTATCCGTGCCGCACCGACGACCGCGACGATACTCAACAGGATCAGTAACACCCCGACGCCCAGAAGCAGACCCCACCGACTCTCGGCGGAACTCGCTGGTCGGTCTTGCGATGGCTCTTGATTTCGGATTTCGACACCCATTGTTCCCCCTCCATCCGGTCGTACGCCGGGCAGCGGCATAAACGAGTAGTCCCGTAGATGAACTCGTCGGCCGGTGACGAACGAGGGAGACTCAACGAGTCGTGGCGAACAAGTAGAGACCGCCGAGGACGAACAGGACGCCCACGCCGAGAAAGGCGATTCCGACGTAGTCGATGAGACGTCCGGCGAACAGACGGATGAGGGCGATACCGAAGATGAACGAGGCGAATCCGGTTCTGACGTACGAGAGTATCGTCCGAGTCCACGCGAGTCGCGTTCGTTCATCCGCGACGCCACTCTTCGGGCCTTCGTCCGTCGAGTCGGTTGCGTCAGTTGGGTCGGTCGAGTCGGTTGGCATGAACCCGAACACGACTCGGCCGAGCAAATCACTGTTCCCGGGACGGTCGTTACGACATCCCCATCGGTTCGTTACCGTATTACGGGTACTGTCACGCCGGAGAGGAGCGATTCGGCTATATCTTCAGCTAGCCTACACCAATCCATGGCAACGAATTGGAGAGCGGTGATACTCGGGTTCATCGTCATGGTCATCATCGGCACGTTTGGCGGGGTTGTCATACCCGTCGTCGGGACCATCGGTGGGGGGATTATCGGGGGATTCATCGCGGGATACATGGCGGGGGAGGGGATCGGAAACGGAACGTGGAACGGACTGCTGGCCGGTGCGTTCGGCGGTATCGTCGGCGCGATACTGCTCGCGGTCGGTGGCGCGCTCGTCGGGAGCGTCGCAGGGCCCGTCGGAAGCGTGCTCGCCGGAACCGGCGTCCTGCTCACCGGCATCGTCGTCGCGCTCCTGTTCGCCATTCCGAGCGGAATCGCGGGTGCACTCGGCGGGTGGCTGAAGGGCTCCCGGCAGAAGCGGGGCGTCAAACCGGCCGAACCCGCGACGCGCTGATTCGGCTCCCGAACGAGCATCGCTTTTTCGACCACCGGCACGGACTCGTCCGGTTACGGGACCGGGACGACGACACGTCATTCTTCGACATCGGATACGACGACCCGGCTAGATTGAACAACGTCTCGTCGGCGTCCTCCGGTTAAGCACCCCTACTACAGCCGGATATGACACAGTTTACGGGTGAGGGGTCGGGGGGCGCTCGTGAGCACCCGACGACGAGTGATAGATCGCTGCTCCGGTGTCGGAATGGAATAGGTGGAGGCGTTCGGGGTCGGCGGTGAGACCGACCGTTTCACCGACTGTTACCTCCCGACGCGGATCCGCTTTGACCGAGAGTTCGTTCCCGCCGACGGTCCCGCGGAGCAACAGCGACTCCCCGAGCGGTTCCGTAACGTTCACCGAGAGGTCGATGGTTCCCACCCCCTCACCGACCGTAAGGTCTTCGGGGCGGATACCGACCTGCGCGTGGTCTATCTCGGAGCCGATGTTCCCGTTCGCTCGGGGAAGCCGGATGCGGAAGCCGTCGCCTTCGGCAAACCGGCGTCCGTCGTCCTCCGAGATGCGAGCGGGAAGGACGTTCATCGATGGACTGCCGACGAACTCCGCGACGAACCGGTTGACGGGATAATCGTAGAGCGTCTGTGGCTCGTCGACCTGTTGGATTTGACCGTCGTTCATGACCGCGACGCGGTCGCCGAGCGTCATCGCCTCCGTCTGGTCGTGGGTGACGTAGATGGTGGTACGTTCGAGTTCGGCGTGGAGCTCGGCGAGTTCCGCACGCATCTCGACGCGAAGTTTGGCGTCGAGGTTCGACAGGGGTTCGTCCATGAGCAGGATTTCGGGGTCTCGAACGAGCGTGCGACCGATGGCGACTCGCTGTCGCTCACCGCCGGAAAGTTCGCCCGGCTTCCGGTCGAGCAGGTCGGCGATGTCGAGGGTGTCGGCGGCATCGGCAACCGCTCGCTCGATTTCGTCGTCCGTGTACGACCCCGACGAATTCATCCCGAAGGTCATGTTACGCTCCGCGGTCATATGCGGGTAGAGCGCGTAGTTCTGGAACACCATCGCCACGTTCCGATCCTTGGGGGGAATTCCGTTGATCACGGCGTCGCCGAACCGAATCGCTCCGTCGGATATCGTTTCGAGTCCGGCGAGCATGCGGAGTGTCGTGGACTTTCCACACCCGCTCGGTCCGACGACGACGAGGAACTCGCCGTTGTTCACTTCGAGGTCGATGCCGTTGACTGCCGTTACGTCGTCGTACCGTTTGACGACATCATTTAGTGAGATGGTTGTCATTACTGATCACTTTTGTTGAAGACCGAACGTTTGGAGGAGCGGTCGGTGCAGGACGAGGAGGACCAAGAGCGGAGGAACGAGCGCGATTACGGCACCCGCCATGATGAGACCCCACTGGGTCTGTCCCGCGGCGCTGGCCGATTGCAGGAGTTTGACGCCAACCTGCGCGACCTGCTTTCGCTGCGTGCTCATGATGGTGAGCGGCCAGAGGTACTGATTCCAGGCGTAGATAAACTCGATGACCGCCACCCCGGCGATCATGCCCTTCGACATCGGCACGAGGACACGGAACAGGAAGGTGAGCGGTCCGATCCCATCGAGGCGAGCGGTTTCGATCAGCGAATCCGGAATGGACCGGAAGTGCTGTCGAAGCAGGAAGACGGTCGTCGCACTGGCGAGGTACGGCGCGGTCAACGCGAGCAACGAATCGGACCACCCGATGTTCGCCACGAACTGGAATAGCGAGAGGATACGCACCGGGACCGGGAGCATCAACGTGAACAGGATGAACATGAACACCAACCGCTTGAACCGGAACCGGTAGTAGACGATGGCCAGCGCCGCGAACAGCGAGATGGTCACCTTGCCCACGACGATGACGAGGGACATGACGAGCGAGTTGAGCAGATACCGACCCATCCCGTACTCGGTCATGGCGGCGACGTAGTTGTGGACGGCCTGCCCACCGGGAGTGAGGTTCGACGTCTGGTATATTTGGGTCGTCGTCTGTGTGCTCATCAGGAGCGCGAGCAACAGGGGCAGCGCCATGACGAGCGTCGAGGCGACGAGCGCGACGTGCACGAAGAGGTCGTCCGGGAGCACGTCCTGCCACGACTGCCGTCGTACTCGCCCATCCGTGGCGAGCGAGTCCGTACTCATGAGCTACCTCCGTACTGGACGTAGCGATCGGAGAGTCGCAACTGGGCGTAGGTCAGCACGCCGACGATGGCGAACAGGATGACCGACTCGGCGGACGCGAGTCCGGGGTTCGAGAACTCGAAGGCGTCGCGGTAGAGCTTGAAGATGAGGAAGTTAGTCGCTCCGTTCGGGCCGCCGTGGGTCATCAGGTCCACCAGCGAGAACGTGCTGAAGAAGGCATAGATGGTGTCCATGACGACGAGGAACAGAAGCGTTGGCGAGATAAGCGGGACGTAGACACGGGTGACGAGTTGGAACCGTCCAACACCGTCGAGGCGCGCGGCCTCGTTGAGCGTCTCCGGAACGTTGTTCAACGCGGCCAGGATGAAGATGATGTTGTAGCCGAGTTGCTTCCAGATGGCCGCGATTGCGACGACTATCAGCGCGAGCGAGCCGTTCGTGAACCAATCGAGGGAGATGCCGAACAGGTCGTCGAGGAAGTACGTGATGACGCCCAACGAGGGGTGTAACAGGAAGAGCAGAACGGTCCCTGCAACCGCTGGCGGAAGCGCGTACGGCCAGATGGCGGCAACGAGATACGCCGCTTGTCCGGTCGTCACCTCGTAGAGGAGCGTCGAGACGAACAACGAAATAGAGAGGGTCCCGACCACGACGACGACGGCGAAGAGAGCCGTCATCTCCATGCTGTGTCGATACTCGGGCGAGGTGAGGAGGGTGGCGAAGTTACCCAATCCGACGAACGTCTTGTGAATACCCAGCACACCGGTGTTGTAGAGACTCAGACGGATCGTGTCGACCGACGGGTAGTACAGAAACGCGACGAGGACGACGATCGTCGGCAGCAACAACAGGAAGGCCTGCCAGGTGCTCGAATACGTGGATTCCTTGGTGGACATGAAATACTGAGTTCGAGAGTTACTTCCCGTTCGAGCGGGCCAGTTCCGATTCGACGTCCTTCTTCGCACTGGCGAGTGCGCTATCGACGCCGGTGCCCTGGATCATACTCACGTAGCTCTTCTCGACGATAGTTCGGGTTTTTGCGAACGGTGCCATCTGTGCACCACGGGTCGCCGTCGTGTCCTTCGTGGCCTGAAGCTGGTCGAACGCGGTTTTGAAGTTGGGATTTTGGTCGAACCAACCGTTGTCTTGGAGCTGGCTGACGGCTTCCTTTCGAACCGGGAAGTAACCGGTGTTCTTGTGCCATCGAACTTGCTGTTCGGGCTTCGTGAGCCACACGAGGAAGTCCGCCGCCGCCTTCTGTTTGGCGTCCGAGAGGCCCTTCGGGACCCAGAGCGAACCACCGCCGATGACGACGCCCTCTCGCTTCCCCTCCGGGACGGGCAAGTAGCCGGTTCCCATCTCGAACCCGTTTTCTTTCGCGCCCGCCGTGGTGGAGGAGATACCCGAAGTAGAGGTGATAAGCATCCCGACTTTTCCGGCGATGAACGCCTGTTTCGCGGCACTCCATGCCTCGATACCGGGATTGAGGTATGCACCCTGATCGTACAGGTCGGTCCACCAGTTGAAGATGCGCTTTGCCGCGTCGCTTTCGAGATAGATCTCGGTCGGGTTACCCGCACGGCCGTTCTTCTCGTCGACGAGCAGTTGGTTTTGCTCCGCCATCCACTGCTCGACGAACCAGCCGTGGTTCGGCCACGTGATTCCCTTTTTCGTCGCACCCGAGTCCATCAACTTCGCGGAGGCATCCGTGATCCCTTGGAAGGTTTTCGGGGGATTCCCGGGGTCGAGACCGGCCTTCTCGAAGGCGTCCTTGTTGTAGTACAGCACCGGATTCGAGGAGTTGAACGGCATCGAATTGAGCGTGTCGCCGATACGGTAGTAGTTGAGAACCGGGTTCAGAAAGTTGTCGTAGTCGATACTATCCGACGGAATGATGTCTTGGACGGAGACGAACGCATCACTGGTTCGTGCCAGGCCGGTCCCGATGTCGAAGATCTGTGCGACCGCCGGGGGTTTTTTCGCTTTGACCGCCGAGAGGGTCGAATTCAACGTCTCGCGGTAGCTTCCCTTCGACGTCACCTCGACGGAGACATCTTCGTGGTCGGATTCGAAATCCGATCCCATCTGTTTCAACAGCTTCGCGGTATCGCCACCCATCGCGTGCCAGAACTTGATGGTGGTCGTGGAGCTTCCACCGGTCAATTGACCGGCACAACCGGCGAGTGTCACTGCACCGGTCGCAGCGCTCGTGGCGAGAAACGTTCGACGAGTGGAATCGTTCGTCATTACCTGCCGATTCGAACAACCGTACTTAAGGCGTTGTAATAGCTCTATGTGGAGAATACATAATCATACGTAGTCGTCTATTCCGATAGGATGCATGGGATAGTCACGGTTCCGTTCTCGAACATCCCGAGAAAAACGGGGCGTCGAACCATCCGAACCAGCGACTGTCCAATCAATCATTCGACATTCTTCGAGACGTGATACAACGACCCGGAGAGGCTGAAGAACGTCCGTCCGGCGCGCTCCCGGGCTCGAACGGAGCATTCCCACGCGTCGGCCGCGTCTCGGGATAGCAGTTCGGCGGTGTGATCGCGTACTTCCGGAACTAATCGCCCGGCGAACGTTCCGTCCAACGTCGTGTTGCAGATGGTGTACGGTTCGACGGTTTCGATGCGGAAACCGGCTTCACGAAGCGGTGTCGCCATCTCCGATCCGAGACGCGGTCGAACGCAGTGGCTCTTCCAGGTTCGGGACACCTTCGCCGCGAGTTCGGGGTCGCCGACGCGCCAGACGAGGGTCTCCCAGTCAGTCACGTACACGACCGCCGACCCACCGGGACGGAGGACCCGAGCGAGTTCCGTGAGGGCCGTTTCGAGGGCATCGACGTAGCCGTACACCTGCACGGAGAGCGCGACATCGACCGATTCGTCGGCGAGTGGAAGCTCCGTCGCCTCACCCTCCAGTAGTTTCACGTCGCCGTCCGCCCCACATCGCTCGGCCGCCAGTGCGAGCATGGCTTGGCTCCGTTCGACGCCGATGACGGACTCGATATCGTAGTCGTTCGCCAACTCCGCGGGTTCGAACCCCGGACCCGGCCCGAGCGAGAGAACGACGTCGCCGGTATCGGGTGAGAGCACCTCGCGCACGCGACGACGACGTTCGACGGCTCCGGGCGTCCGATAGGCCGCCTCCTCACGACGGGCGGCCTCCGAATCGTACACGTCCATGATGGTCAGTAACGGTACGGGCGACTTACAGGTTGTTTTCGATCGACCGTTCCCGTCGAGCCGTGGCGCAACGCCCTTACGCGCCGGACGAGTAGGCGAACGCGATGGTTCGGAACGTCGCACCCGAGATGGCGGAGTTGGAGCCGGAGGATTTCTATCTCCTCTCCGGCGTCGAGCAGGGGATGCGCTTCAGCGAATGGGTGCAAAAGGAGAAGATTCCAAACTTTTCACGGCTGACTGCCGAGGAGGTCGAGTATCGAATCGACCGCTGTCTCGACCGCGAACTGCTCCAGCGCAAGACCATTCAGTACGAGGGCTACACCCTGACGTTCGAGGGGTACGACGCGCTCGCGCTCCGGACGTTTTCGGAACGCGAGACGATTCAGGGCGTCGGCTCGCCGCTCGGCGTCGGGAAGGAGAGCGACGTGTACGAGGTACAGTCGTTCCGGCCGCTCGCGTTGAAGTACCACCGCGAGGGGTACACGAACTTCCGCGAAGTGATGAAGGAGCGCGATTACACCTCCGACAACGAGCACGTCTCGTGGCTCTACACGGCCCGGAAGGCCGCCGAACGGGAGTACGACATCCTGGAAGCGCTGTACCCCGACGTGAGCGTGCCGCGCCCCATCGACCACAACCGCCACGCGATCATCATGGAGAAGATAGACGGCGTCGAACTCGCGCGCTCGAAGTTCGAGGACGCGCAGGTCGTCCCCGTGCTGGACCTCGTGCTCCGCGAGGTGAGCGACGCCTACCAAGCGGGCTACGTGCACGCGGACATGAGCGAGTACAACGTGTTCGTCAACAGCGAGGGCATCACCATCTTCGACTGGCCTCAGGGCATCCCGACCGACCACCAGAACGCGGCGGAGTTCCTCGAACGCGACGTTCGGAACGTGGTCGGGTTCTTCGAGCGGAAGT
The genomic region above belongs to Haladaptatus sp. R4 and contains:
- a CDS encoding cytochrome P450, coding for MASDQPAAVLRPPKALRDRERQVAPFDWYEKMRLESPVRYDDDRNMWDVFRYEDVDRILSDYETFTSNVRDATESPFDDDQQGFNRTMINSEPPEHDRLRGFVNERFRPGTIRELQPRLEELTDEFLDGIADEDRIDVVGDFAYPFPVTVIAELLGIPADRRDEFKAWSDALVASPREETKAAVEKNQQERQRARREMGEYFGDLLDERSDGDGDDLVTLAATSDELDREEKVGFCMLLLIAGNITTTNLITNAIWCFHEQGTMEAVRSGEIDRKKAIEEVLRYRSPVQSLRRVAARDVEVGGKSIEKGDVISAWIASANRDSDVFDDPTEFRPERSPNRHIAFGKGIHYCLGAPLARVEADIALKALLEQFDTIEPTDAAKKPVPSQVLYGLESLPCRVE
- a CDS encoding MFS transporter, giving the protein MSTETAETGTEAEGETGSFLDTWGTLVVVTIVMFVVSLDGAMIPVAIEPISTDLRTGASGVQAALAIYSVVDAPLLLTGAALGVLYGNKRIIRYGIVLFSIGTLIGALSPSLGIFIVGWSVIKAFADTMVTPISLALLLATYDGKRRATAFGVWGAVTASAQAVGPLLMGFLATVATWRLAIGLESVGLLAAFLLLFTVRETETQEEAVFDWGGTVLSFLSVGAIIVGFLLAGSTGG
- a CDS encoding MFS transporter, coding for MTPIRPFVVGGVTIAPFGLSIVPFVFGFGLTVLWGLVEWERRRLSRGEAVLFRPKLFTNRVYVTGLSIYAIYSIVTTGFGFVLPTFLAMAVGFDPLTIGIAFLPFAVAAILVSLGSGTVEKYLSPKRMIQVSVVLFVVGLLLLGTVLSPTVSVVSMVAPLAVFGAGAGLMRAPVSNVSLSAAGNEKGGEASGILETGKEFGRGFGNAVVGSIFLASLYGGIVDQVLNSTGIKVSQTERSRLIVSLEDAAQNFNSPGNSAAAGGLPKAVQGLLNRIVETAAVDAVQIALVLVVGFVLLQLILSGFLPNTRRSEEDEE
- a CDS encoding HdeD family acid-resistance protein, with the protein product MGVEIRNQEPSQDRPASSAESRWGLLLGVGVLLILLSIVAVVGAARIRAGLGSIAFLVSFATPVAISSLFGVLLLLGGTVLTASGFGAREWSGSRGVILLAVVYTVFGLVLLVNPLAGVASLTALLFGFFLLDGLLEIGIGVQTRPEAGWVWVVLSGVVALLAAVVVLLVPPVGSLEPVSVVFGVNLFVSGVSLVIVAVGRRRAARERTPVPSPGTARH
- a CDS encoding DUF202 domain-containing protein; translation: MPTDSTDPTDATDSTDEGPKSGVADERTRLAWTRTILSYVRTGFASFIFGIALIRLFAGRLIDYVGIAFLGVGVLFVLGGLYLFATTR
- a CDS encoding DUF5518 domain-containing protein, producing MATNWRAVILGFIVMVIIGTFGGVVIPVVGTIGGGIIGGFIAGYMAGEGIGNGTWNGLLAGAFGGIVGAILLAVGGALVGSVAGPVGSVLAGTGVLLTGIVVALLFAIPSGIAGALGGWLKGSRQKRGVKPAEPATR
- a CDS encoding ABC transporter ATP-binding protein; this translates as MTTISLNDVVKRYDDVTAVNGIDLEVNNGEFLVVVGPSGCGKSTTLRMLAGLETISDGAIRFGDAVINGIPPKDRNVAMVFQNYALYPHMTAERNMTFGMNSSGSYTDDEIERAVADAADTLDIADLLDRKPGELSGGERQRVAIGRTLVRDPEILLMDEPLSNLDAKLRVEMRAELAELHAELERTTIYVTHDQTEAMTLGDRVAVMNDGQIQQVDEPQTLYDYPVNRFVAEFVGSPSMNVLPARISEDDGRRFAEGDGFRIRLPRANGNIGSEIDHAQVGIRPEDLTVGEGVGTIDLSVNVTEPLGESLLLRGTVGGNELSVKADPRREVTVGETVGLTADPERLHLFHSDTGAAIYHSSSGAHERPPTPHP
- a CDS encoding carbohydrate ABC transporter permease, producing the protein MSTDSLATDGRVRRQSWQDVLPDDLFVHVALVASTLVMALPLLLALLMSTQTTTQIYQTSNLTPGGQAVHNYVAAMTEYGMGRYLLNSLVMSLVIVVGKVTISLFAALAIVYYRFRFKRLVFMFILFTLMLPVPVRILSLFQFVANIGWSDSLLALTAPYLASATTVFLLRQHFRSIPDSLIETARLDGIGPLTFLFRVLVPMSKGMIAGVAVIEFIYAWNQYLWPLTIMSTQRKQVAQVGVKLLQSASAAGQTQWGLIMAGAVIALVPPLLVLLVLHRPLLQTFGLQQK
- a CDS encoding carbohydrate ABC transporter permease, with the translated sequence MSTKESTYSSTWQAFLLLLPTIVVLVAFLYYPSVDTIRLSLYNTGVLGIHKTFVGLGNFATLLTSPEYRHSMEMTALFAVVVVVGTLSISLFVSTLLYEVTTGQAAYLVAAIWPYALPPAVAGTVLLFLLHPSLGVITYFLDDLFGISLDWFTNGSLALIVVAIAAIWKQLGYNIIFILAALNNVPETLNEAARLDGVGRFQLVTRVYVPLISPTLLFLVVMDTIYAFFSTFSLVDLMTHGGPNGATNFLIFKLYRDAFEFSNPGLASAESVILFAIVGVLTYAQLRLSDRYVQYGGSS
- a CDS encoding ABC transporter substrate-binding protein, which encodes MTNDSTRRTFLATSAATGAVTLAGCAGQLTGGSSTTTIKFWHAMGGDTAKLLKQMGSDFESDHEDVSVEVTSKGSYRETLNSTLSAVKAKKPPAVAQIFDIGTGLARTSDAFVSVQDIIPSDSIDYDNFLNPVLNYYRIGDTLNSMPFNSSNPVLYYNKDAFEKAGLDPGNPPKTFQGITDASAKLMDSGATKKGITWPNHGWFVEQWMAEQNQLLVDEKNGRAGNPTEIYLESDAAKRIFNWWTDLYDQGAYLNPGIEAWSAAKQAFIAGKVGMLITSTSGISSTTAGAKENGFEMGTGYLPVPEGKREGVVIGGGSLWVPKGLSDAKQKAAADFLVWLTKPEQQVRWHKNTGYFPVRKEAVSQLQDNGWFDQNPNFKTAFDQLQATKDTTATRGAQMAPFAKTRTIVEKSYVSMIQGTGVDSALASAKKDVESELARSNGK
- a CDS encoding methyltransferase domain-containing protein — protein: MDVYDSEAARREEAAYRTPGAVERRRRVREVLSPDTGDVVLSLGPGPGFEPAELANDYDIESVIGVERSQAMLALAAERCGADGDVKLLEGEATELPLADESVDVALSVQVYGYVDALETALTELARVLRPGGSAVVYVTDWETLVWRVGDPELAAKVSRTWKSHCVRPRLGSEMATPLREAGFRIETVEPYTICNTTLDGTFAGRLVPEVRDHTAELLSRDAADAWECSVRARERAGRTFFSLSGSLYHVSKNVE
- a CDS encoding serine/threonine-protein kinase RIO2 codes for the protein MVRNVAPEMAELEPEDFYLLSGVEQGMRFSEWVQKEKIPNFSRLTAEEVEYRIDRCLDRELLQRKTIQYEGYTLTFEGYDALALRTFSERETIQGVGSPLGVGKESDVYEVQSFRPLALKYHREGYTNFREVMKERDYTSDNEHVSWLYTARKAAEREYDILEALYPDVSVPRPIDHNRHAIIMEKIDGVELARSKFEDAQVVPVLDLVLREVSDAYQAGYVHADMSEYNVFVNSEGITIFDWPQGIPTDHQNAAEFLERDVRNVVGFFERKYPRLVSDVDVSAVADAIEKNEFESVRAYSEDVR